The genomic window CGACTCTTGAAAATATTCGACGGCACGTTGATGGCTGCAGGCAAAGGGATCTGTTTTGGAAGAAAGTGTAGAGTTTGTTTGTTAATATGCGTTTGATGgattcaaaatataaaactatttgGTTACTTGTGCCCGCTTTGTTGCAGCCGGGTTGCATGATGCCGTTATTCATGTAAAAATCCGCATGCCCACAACGCTCTATTTTGCCCTGCACAAAGGCATTCGTATGTATCACATCCACAAAGACGGCATCGCTGGGGTCCAATTTATCATTGATGCCGGCGGTGATGAAAAGCGGCATGGCAGGATCGAGACCTGGAAAATGGGAATTTTAAGACAAAGCATGTATGGACATAAGTATACGTATGTGGCAAGAATAAACTAAACATACGTGGCACTTATTTGATTTACAATTCAAATTTGCTGAGCTCGATTTAGAAGTTTttgatatacaaatatttacttaaaagaaGCCATTTTCAACACTTAAAACTAATCGTGTTGTTCATTTTTCCTGATCAAAGTATCATTTGCTCGAGCTTGATTTTTAACGATCATACAACTCCCGTTTAAAGCAGCAGAGTTGGCAGCCCAACTAACTACTTCTACGAGCGGAGATCGTAGTTCCCGAAATGGAGTGGAAATGAGAGAGACACTTTTTTGCTTAGTGACTTGCGTTTTGTGCTAATTCATAAATGGAATAGTGAATTCAAGTAAGGCCAATTGTCTGCAGTGACAGTCACGTTGCGCTCATGGCCAcatcaagggtagtcgagtcctgtaaatccaggctgaactatgtcgctagacataatagcctgatgcccACGGGGCGAGGGGGTTATgggacctctgactccttagctaggatgggttCTGAGACCAACTTCTCTGCCTcttccttctgcagccatcaaagccacggttagcaaatgggttactacaaccaacAAGCAAGCCTGGCAGGCTGAGAAAAGTTGCAGATGCACTAAActaatgttacctgtcatgtatGACCGACTGTCACaaaccctcctgtcattaagcagaagggactgcaaGTAGCTGGTTCGACTGATCACGGGCCACTTTCAGTGGGCGAAGGACATGTAAAAGGTAggtatctcagacagtgtactctgcccagcttgtgaagaagaGGATgaaacggcggaccactttctgtgcgtctgcctgccttcgctcgaatcaggcttgaggacTTTGGCaccgatgtgttaagaagcgaccaccttggctccttggcaccacaagatctcagatgctcagatttcttcggagttcgagtagatttaaagaaaattaaaagggaatccgatacaaaggacttaattgtgtctgagtgctataCTTGCTAAAAATAAGATCAATTGTCAGTTGAAGGCGATCGATCAACAGCAAGTTCTGCCAATTTTAGCGACGTCCACAGACTTTGCTGAAAcagttgaaaaactttttctgaagACACACTTTTGAAAATGATACAACTCGTAGAAACAGTTCATCTATGACAATTTTGAACATCCTCCATGATCATTTTCATATGTCTAAGGTATTGAGTTGACCACCACTTGCACACACCATTTCAGAAAATACAATGTGTCGAGTGTGCACGGAAGTTATTGAGCCTGCAGCAGGAAGAGGGATGAATTCATGAATCGGATTGTCTGTATTAGCGAAATTTGTGATAATTTCTGTAACCTGAGTAGAAGCTGGTGTCTTTTGCAGTGGTGCATCACCATTTCACACTTCATGTCACAATCGAATACgggtacagttttttttttcgaatatatgaagaatttcaCACATAGATCATTAAGTGGAAGGTCTCAATATTACGGGTGAACATCATACCACACCtctagaaaaattaaatgatgccattaaagaaaaaataagaggcAAACAGGCTCGATGTGTGCTACATTCAGAATACTGATGCCCTACTGACGCCTGCCCATTGCTGCTTCGACGGGTTTGATCCAAatggagaggggtgttaggtgagtggttTTAAGAGGAAATGTGAATAGGTGTTTAGTATCGTGCGAGGACATATAATCACATGCGGTCATATGTTGAATACGTCGGGATGGATTCTCGATAGGTAAGAGTTTAGCCTGCTACAATATCTAGAACTGCCCTCTAGAAGGTGGCATAGTTTTCAGTAGAAACTCATAACAGATAATTATATCATGTTCCAGTATGGGGAGCACAAGAGCCTTGCTCTTTACCAATGGTGAAAAAGATAATTGTGAGGGGAAGTTCGACTGTCACGTCACTTGTGAGACTCGGCAGCCTAAATCGGCACTATTGTTTCACATGTATTCTCACAattgtccaatcagtcgttgttcagacgacaACGAAGTGTCTCactggttgatttttttcgtatattaccaatacaatctcagtttttttatgaacacatcccaagtgatttcagcccatcagctgattctgtcaaatccgCTAAGAGCCGAATAGCGGTCTGTTAGAGAGCCTACCTCTAAAAATCTGTTCACCATGTTTTCccgttttgttattgttgtagcagtttagcAATCTCTGTTTAGATTAGTTAGCCTGTCATACGTAAGCTCAGGGTAACTAATTATATAATGAATTACGACTCATCTAACGGGAACATAGTCAATTATAGTCTATAATTTAGTGAGGATTGTTAGTACATAAAATTCTAGAGGACTCTTGGAATAAATGCTTTTTGACATAGTGCGAAAATGAAGTAGTGGAATTCCTTTTTAAAGTTAGAAGATGGGAGTTGGGATGCTAGGAACAACTGAGCACGAAGTACAGACCGTGGGAACAAATTACTAGTGCAACTACCTACGATTGTTGGCTTGTGGTTTTGCCTGAGTGAGGAGAAAATGCAGAACATTTTCTCATAGCTCTTCGGCTAGATTAAGGTAGTGTTTAGTGTAATGTTTTGATAAAGAAGAAGTCTATTTTTCAACCGATTTACAGCTGTATTGAGAAGTTTGAGAGTTGAGTTGTGTATCGAGTTTTCTTGATACCAACCATTTCTCCTTTTTATATactgggtttgattgaaaagtaatgagccttctcgcgcggagcgtctgccaagcgatcaaccgaatcggctgggaggggaaaatgatcgttggaccttcctctTCCAACCGGTCCcaattcgctggcaacagcggtgcagtcaacatcgctccgcgcgtgaaagctgttttaaaaatgtgttaggattttgctgtggcgaaaatgcagcgatcgttggagcaccGTCCCCAAGGAGTTTGTACcgccaggaagcactgtaaacgcggcattttacaaagaaatgctcctttggctgaaaaatcgcgttgcccgggttcggcccgacctcgtcaacaattggacccttcatcacgacaatgcaccggcgcacaccgccttcctctgcacctctgcattggccaagatgggggttccggtgcttccccaccctccctacagcccagacctgtcccctccggacttcttcttgttcccgcgcctgaaaagaaaggtgaaggggaggcgtttcgactccatcgaggcaatccaaaaaactgtggcagccgaattgaacgcgattccggcggatgagtttaaaaaatgtttcctgcagtggaaggaccgctaccagcggtgtattgacgctcaagggtcctattttgaagaatattagttgtataagccaaaaggtttaataaaactgcttaaaaaaataagcctcattacttttcaatcaaaccctgtatctcTATATACGTATACAAAGCGACAGCAATGCTTGAGGGCTTGGAAAATCGACCTCGTCTTAAGATATCTCACACGAGTTACAGCTTCCACGAACACAGACAGGATAAACGGGCAGTGTGGCATAGTGCATTTTGAGCgcggtacaaaaaaaaaaaaccttttaaatAGGCTAAGTTTCTACCGCTcgatataaaaatgtaaatatacctAATTATATTACTTACCAGTTATTCTCGGCAGCTGGAAAGAGCCCAGGTTACGCGCAATATAATTCGATAGCTGTGCGCCCAACGAGAATCCTACGACGTGCATATCAGTAGTACCCATTTCCAAAACGCGCTCAACCAGTTGTGCTACACAAGCTCCCACATGTTTGGTATTGTGTACAGCACTCAAATAGCACGGGCCCGGTGCCAATATGGCCCAATCCACATAGATAATGTTGTATTCATCCCGTAGtaaatattctataaaaagTTTGGATGGAGAAAACGTGTGtgtgtgagagagagagaagtcAAACCAATTAAAGAATTCTTATTGCATTAGCGAGAAATCTTCGAATCCTCACCTCGGCGCAACTGCTGCAATGTACCCATAAACATATCCGCATTATAACCATGTATGATAATCTTTGTCTGATAACGAGGATTAAAATATGAATTGGTCAAATTGGACTTATCCAGCGTTTCATCGATGTGCAAACTTTGACGATCCACAGGATTACGACGAGTATACAAGTAGAAGCGTACATCCTGATCGGGGCATTTGCGTCCGATAACCCAACGACAGGGACCAATTACGATGTCGCGCGTTGTCGCCTCTGTTGTTGTAAGTGGCGGCTGCGCCGTTTCCGTAGTTGCGTCAACAGCGTACTGATGCAGTTGATGGTCATAATTGAAAAATGATTTGGCTTGGCTGGTGGGTAATAAGAGAATGACTATAGAAGGAGaatgtagaaaacaaaaaatgggttTTTAGTACAAAAGTTTTCCACTCGCGTTTTGCTAGACTTAATGATGCTAGCTGGGATAATAACACGAAAAAACAATTACATTGCTTGTTGACATCCCAGCCTGCAAAATTAAACGATATCAATGacatcaatattttatttttacctatGGTCCATAAGGTCCGTGCTAGGTTCGAAACGCTTGTTTCTTGTTTCTGCATCGATAATTGAAGCATTTTTGTGCTATTCTACTTTTTTTGGATTATTATCACAATTGATTCACTTAAAGCTATTTAACTACACTTTGTGCTCTATTTGCTATAAGGTTGTATCCATCTTTGTATGTCTTAGAACTCCTCCGCAGTCAGCGCTTTAAAAAACAGAGATAAagcttaattattattttatttgaacttGCAGTGAAAACTCAGAGTTCGCATTTCCAAGCTTAACTGTTGTTGCTCACAAGATACTATATCCCGTTCTGCTTCTACAGCTCGCCATGTACTCCATGTACACCTCGTTTGAAATGTAAAGAGTCCAAACATCAACTTCTGTGAGTAAACCACCCTAGTCAGTCTGAGAGTGCATAGAAAGATTAAACTCTTTTCCGATGGATATTGGCTCTATTAAATATCTAAACACAAGGCGATTAGTGGTCACGCAGAAGCGAATAAAGTAAGTAGGAAAATCGGGGTAACCGCATCAATAGAACCCAAGCAATTATTGGCGGTGTGGGAGCGTATTAGTAAAGAAAGTTTAGAGGAAGAGATAAAAACACTGCAAGAATCATACAAAGTATGGGACAACACCGACTGATTCATGCCGCTTTTGCGACTCGGTCCCATAGATATCAATCAAACTGCAGTTTGAATATCTAGCCATCTCAAGAAGACGGGATACACACAAACGTCCATTCGCTACAATCTAACCACCACTCAGCCTTCATAAGAGTGTTGGATTTTGAAAAGGAGAATAATCAATATATCTTTAGGACGAGATGCATATCTTAAGTAAATCAACAACCACTAAAGGAAATATTATTCCAGTATTTATGGTATCTTGTCCCGTTCGGAGCAAAATAAAAGCTTGAATTCCTCCTATACACTTTGTCAAATCATCAATACTTAGTTTCAATGGAAGGATCTCTTAATAAGAGCTATTAGTGgccaaacaaaattggatgacctTGTAGATGTCGTAATAGCGTATTACTGGAATAGTAATTATGCCATAAATGTGGTGATTTTGGAAAACTAGACTTGAAAAGGGTGTATGTAGAGATGTCTCATTGTCTTCTAGATAGACATTTGTTATGTTTCTTTGTTAGGTAATCAGCAGATCAATCGTGCCGGATGAATATTGCAGATGGTTTTGAATGTCTGATACGCTCACAAAATCATACGAAATGtccacataaataaaaaagaacgaGCTCTTCTTTGTTCTTTAACTCCTGTTGCTGGATTTATATATGTACCTTCGAACATAGTGTGTACCTTCTGTAAAGTAGAAGGATCCTACACattacttataaagggtggttaaatttcaagggctaaacgtcaacgacaccgttggacttctttctttggggttattcgaaagaaaaggtgtacatcgataagccagcaacaattcaagagctaagggatgagataattcggcacattaacggcatagaacctcaattatgccacagcgtcatcgaaaatttggaccatcagatGGAGGTGTGGCGCCAAACCGCGGAGGCCATTTgggcaatattttgttccatacgtaattgagccataccaatatgtattatcataataaagagaaatgacaataatttcctgagaaaattgtattttattcaaaatcaacaccggcccttgaaacttaaccaccctttataatagccGAGTGCATTTAGTTTTCCTTTCCCGTCGGTCATAGTTCAGTGTAAATGGCGATATATAATCCAAAAGTATGCAATAATTCAGCCGCAGTTGAAGCTCCAACTTGACCAACTACTCTTAGATGATATCATATATGACCTTTATGATATCAATTTTAGAAGTAATTCAAGATTAAACAATAAAGCGAATTAAATTACCCTGTTTTCGAAAGGAAACTCCAACAGTGTACTCTGTACTGGTATGCAAATTGCTCGAAAACTTCGAAGGCATGGGCGCTGGGATATATGACCACAAAATAAAGGTGTCAGTGATAATGGATAGTTTTTGTAGTATCTTCCAAGTGAAAGTGTGTGCTATCTGCCAATGTGCAGGGATCAATCTAGGGAAAAACCTCCGGAATGAGCGGATTACTATTCTGAGGGACAATCAAGCTGCACTCAAGACCTAGTAGAACCCAAGGCGAATTTAGTATAGGTGACAGcaaccacatataagtaaaaccctacatgtatttgttgttgcctttggtACAAGCATCAAgtcaaaatacaatacaatacgaatgtaaacataccaatacatacaaacaaagcatattattttgacgtaagccatacctacggcgaaaaattcagctgggtgaatgctgtcacctataataaatccacctgGGTAGAACCTAAGCAATTGCTTGCCATGGAGAAACATATATCAGGGAAGAGCTTAGAAGTGAAGAGCTAAGTTTACGAGACGTAAGCAGGCACCAAACTGTAGAGCAACTACAGGCTAAGTACTTACTGGGAGCGTATAATTAAAACAGTCAATATCCTCCTTAAGGCATTTACTTCCCTGATGCTAACAGCAGCCATCTCTAAAGGCTTGGGATATGGTTCAACGAATGCAATGCCATAGTGAGAAAAGGGAGAAGATATCTGAACCGACCACAAGAAATACACATATGCTCAGTCCAGCTCAGCTCTATGAGGTGAATGGCTAAAATGGGATCTGAAAAGGGTTGACATTTGAATTGGATATCCATGGCAGCTGAAGAGAAAATCAATTGTGTCTTGTGGTACACATCGCAGTTGACAATTTTTATATCGATGTAGAATAGAGTTCTAGTTAAAGCCAAAGATACTAGTAGATTCAGTACGGTTACTTCAAAGGCATTTACTTATGTAGTTCTGCGTCggcagttattattattagttgctATAGAAACCATTTTTCGGCGCATAGTGCCGAATCGATTTTAGTACTAGATTTAATTCAGCAGCAATAGGTTGTTAGCCTAGGGACTCTATCCACATAATGAGGCTGCCATTTTAGATTAAGCCGGGAAGAGCAGCATTTCGTTTTTCAGTCGCTTGCCAAAAGACGAACGCTGTTTTGGGCAAAGTGCTTATTTAAAGGCGGCACTTCCTCGCCTTGCTGGTGATGGATTTGACCTTgcagcttttttttaaattgtacagACCCCCTGTATGTCCGTATCCACCACCCACTGCTTGCCCAGGACTGCTTATTTGTTAGGAGAAACTTATTTGCAGCTTACCTCCATAACCGGTGACCCGTCCGGTAGTCTGCAGCTTGGCAACGGACAGTGTCGGCAGAGCCTGCTCACATTGTCCAGAAGGAAATAGTTTAAGCTTTAATGAGAAA from Anastrepha ludens isolate Willacy chromosome 5, idAnaLude1.1, whole genome shotgun sequence includes these protein-coding regions:
- the LOC128863973 gene encoding lipase member H → MLQLSMQKQETSVSNLARTLWTIVILLLPTSQAKSFFNYDHQLHQYAVDATTETAQPPLTTTEATTRDIVIGPCRWVIGRKCPDQDVRFYLYTRRNPVDRQSLHIDETLDKSNLTNSYFNPRYQTKIIIHGYNADMFMGTLQQLRREYLLRDEYNIIYVDWAILAPGPCYLSAVHNTKHVGACVAQLVERVLEMGTTDMHVVGFSLGAQLSNYIARNLGSFQLPRITGLDPAMPLFITAGINDKLDPSDAVFVDVIHTNAFVQGKIERCGHADFYMNNGIMQPGCNKAGTNPFACSHQRAVEYFQESIRSRKGFWGWACSSYISYLLGMCPQTNYLHEAGENIKTSTKGMFLIDTNDTAPYALGKWTDLPTLGKQKPAVTKGPLTITLPPAGNFRDPLLRQIDQWNKLDTNFNNIEHSPTPFSQDPIGENWTYFSGAGTGDITDGLKDANDHVQNSVEEESVANVQKVDEAHVEWQEYRRNLTVGYIENSIFKVPHIEGEALNGNRLRRQPRVNDE